GCGTGGGAGACCATGCCGGCGAGGCGCACGTGAATGAGGCGCGTTTCGTAGCCGTGTTTGGGCAGAAGGTGATCGGCGAGGATGGCGTAGTCGTCGCAGTCGCCGACGCGGTTGAGCAGGAACTGGTCGGGGGGCTGCACCTCGCGAAAGAGGCGATACTCAAAGTCCTCGAAGAAACTCGCGTAGCTCTTGGGGGTGAGGTCCGGGTGCCCGTCCAGTTCCTCGAGGGAGATCGCGGAGAGCGGCGATGTGGACCAGAGGGCCAACACCACCAGGAGGCCGCGGGTGCGTCGCGGGTGTCGGGATCCGCCCATGCGCGCAAGGTCGACGCAGCCACGGGCGGCGACGACGGCCAACCTACGCAGAATGCGGCGGGGCGTCATGAAGGAGAATCGCTAGCAGTTATCGGACGGAATGACAGGGACGTATTCCCCATCGGTCACGGGGGGGGCGATTTGAGCCCCAATTGTAAAAAATTGCCGGATCGGTGGCTGCTGGGGAGGGCCTCAATCGGAGGTTTGGGCGCGGGCGAGAGTGCCGAGGGTGGCGATGGCTTGTTCGATGGTCTCGTTCCACGGCAGCCCGCAGTTGATACGCAGGCAGTGGCGGTAGCGGTCGCGCACGGAGAAGAGGGGGCCGGGGGCAATGTTGATGCGGTGGCGCAGGGCGTCCTGGTGCAGCCGGACGGTATCGACGCCGGCGGGCAATTCGACCCAGAGCACGAAACCGCCCTGCGGTCGGCTGATGCGGGTGCCGGCGCCGAAGGCGCTTACGATGGCGGTGGAGAAGCGTTGCACCTGCTCGCGGTAGGCACGGCGGATGGAGCGCAGGTGATGGTCGTAACCACCGTTGCGCAGGAAATCGGAGAGCGTCTTTTGCAGGATGACGGGCGTGCCGACGGTGTTGGTGAACTTGAGGCGCCGCACGCGTTCGAGGTAGCGCCCCGGCGCGCACCAACCGACGCGGAGGGCCGGGGCGAGGGTCTTGCCAAAGGAGGAGCAGAGCAGGACGCGGCCATCGGTGTCCCAGGCCTTGAGCGGTTTGGGGCGGCGATCGCCCCAGTGCAGATCGCCGTAGACGTCGTCCTCGATGGCGGGCAGGTCGTGGGTGGCGAGCAGCTCGTAGAGGGCGGCCTTGCGGGCGTCGGGCATGCAGGCGCCGAGCGGGTTGGAGAAGGTGGGGATGAGCAGGACCGCCTTGATGGGGCAGGTCTCGAGGGCGCGTTGGAGCGCATCGAGACAGATGCCGTCGCGCGGGTCGCTGGGAATTTCGATGACCTTGAGGCCCAGGGCCTGGGTGGTCTGGAGAATGCCGAAGTAGGTGGGCGTCTCGATGGCAATGGTATCGCCGGGGCGGGTGACTGCGCGCAGGGAAAGGTTGAGCGCCTCGGTGCAGCCGACGGTGATGACCAACTCGTCGTGATCGAGCGGCGTGCCGACCTGGAGGTAACGGCGGGCGATCTCGCGGCAGAGGGGCGGGTGCGAGGCATCCATCGCGTAGCGACCGATGAGGGACGGATCGTCGCGGCCGGCGGCGCCGAGCAGGCGGGCGAGTTTTTTGGTCGGGAAAAGGCTGTGGTGCGGACAGGCGGCACCGAGCGCGACGAAGTCAGGCTCGGCGGAAGCGTTGACCACCTCGGCGGCGAGGTCGCTCACGCCCACCTCGGAAGGGCGCGCCATGGGACGGGCCATGCGTGGCTCGGGCGCGAGCAGGCCGGGGCGGGAGCGGACGTAGTAACCGGATTGGGGACGGGCTTCGAGCAGGCCGCGGTTTTCCAAGACGGTGTAGGCTTGGATGACGGTGGCGATGCTCACGTCGCGTTGCAGGGCCATGCGGCGCACCGAGGGCACGCGCGAGCCGGGGCGCAGCGTGCCGCGCTCGATGAGGGTTTGCACGGAGTCGGCCAGCTGTTGGTAGAGGGTGAGAGCAGGG
This portion of the Actomonas aquatica genome encodes:
- a CDS encoding transglutaminase-like domain-containing protein — encoded protein: MTPRRILRRLAVVAARGCVDLARMGGSRHPRRTRGLLVVLALWSTSPLSAISLEELDGHPDLTPKSYASFFEDFEYRLFREVQPPDQFLLNRVGDCDDYAILADHLLPKHGYETRLIHVRLAGMVSHAVCYVTEERVYLDYNNRAVFFRLTKSKPSLRAIAQKVADSLNANWTSASEFVYTYVSDRKVITATVVRTADPADDPPPGKAPPPPSNLLVN
- a CDS encoding PLP-dependent aminotransferase family protein, which produces MSAVIANPTPALTLYQQLADSVQTLIERGTLRPGSRVPSVRRMALQRDVSIATVIQAYTVLENRGLLEARPQSGYYVRSRPGLLAPEPRMARPMARPSEVGVSDLAAEVVNASAEPDFVALGAACPHHSLFPTKKLARLLGAAGRDDPSLIGRYAMDASHPPLCREIARRYLQVGTPLDHDELVITVGCTEALNLSLRAVTRPGDTIAIETPTYFGILQTTQALGLKVIEIPSDPRDGICLDALQRALETCPIKAVLLIPTFSNPLGACMPDARKAALYELLATHDLPAIEDDVYGDLHWGDRRPKPLKAWDTDGRVLLCSSFGKTLAPALRVGWCAPGRYLERVRRLKFTNTVGTPVILQKTLSDFLRNGGYDHHLRSIRRAYREQVQRFSTAIVSAFGAGTRISRPQGGFVLWVELPAGVDTVRLHQDALRHRINIAPGPLFSVRDRYRHCLRINCGLPWNETIEQAIATLGTLARAQTSD